Proteins from a single region of Symphalangus syndactylus isolate Jambi chromosome 12, NHGRI_mSymSyn1-v2.1_pri, whole genome shotgun sequence:
- the LOC129468889 gene encoding uncharacterized protein KIAA0040: MERISAFFSSIWDIILTKHQEGIYNTICLGVLLGLPLLVIITLLFICCHCCWSPPGKRDQQPEKNKKKKKKKKKKDEEDLWISAQPKLLQMEKRPSLPV; this comes from the coding sequence ATGGAGAGAATCAGCGCCTTCTTCAGCTCCATCTGGGACATCATCTTGACCAAACACCAAGAAGGCATCTACAACACCATCTGCCTGGGAGTCCTCCTGGGCCTGCCACTCTTGGTGATCATCACACTCCTCTTCATCTGTTGCCATTGCTGCTGGAGCCCACCAGGCAAGAGGGACCAGCAGCCagagaagaacaagaagaaaaagaagaagaagaagaagaaggatgaAGAAGACCTCTGGATCTCTGCTCAACCGAAGCTTCTCCAGATGGAGAAGAGACCATCACTGCCTGTTTAG